In Peptostreptococcus equinus, the DNA window AAAATGTGTGTGGCAATGTAAGTTTAGATTTCAAAAGAGATCAGATAGATAAACAACTAAAATCAGAACTTTTAAATGCTTTGCAACCAGCATTTGCTAAAATATCTGATATGGGTATTCGCTACTCATCAGTACCTGCTCATACAGAAGAATTGTCAAATGCTCTTAATCAAGTTTTAAACAGTAAATGGAGCGAATTAAGAGGACTTGAAATAGTATCAATTTCTATTAATTCTATGACAGCTAATAAAGAAGATGAAGATATGATCAAAAATCTTCAAAAAACTGCTGTATATAGAAATACCTCTATGGCAGCTGCTACTCTTGTTGATGCACAAGCAGAAGCTATGAAGTCAGCAGCTAAAAACGAAGCTGGTGCGATAAATGGATATTTAGGTCTTAATATGGCTAGAGCAAGTCAAAATTTAGATGCAAGCGAATTATTTAAAATGTCAGATCAAGAAAATAATAATCAAGATACGTATAAATCGCAGGTCAATATAAACTCACAGGCTAATACTATTTGGAAATGTCCTAATTGTGGCACTGAAAATACTGGAAACTTTTGTATGCAATGTGGTACTAAAAAGCCTAATCCAACTTGGACATGTAATTGTGGCAGTGTAAATAATGGCAATTTTTGTGAAAATTGTGGTTCAAAAAGACCATAATAATTCTATATAATAAAAAACAAGGCAAAATGAGGTATCCCCTCAACATGCCTTGTTTTTTATTATAAAATTACTCTTCACTCAAAGTATTATTTCCAGACTTTGTGTAAAGATTATAATAGTAAGCTCTTCTATCCATCAACTCTTCATGATTGCCTTTTTCAATAATACCATCAGAATTTAACACTATAATCTGATCTGCATTTTGAATTGTCGTTAATCTATGAGCAATTGTGATGGTAGTTCTTCCCTTAGATAGTTCCTCAAGCGATTCCTGTACTATAGCTTCACTATTGTTGTCTAATGCAGAAGTAGCTTCATCTAGTATCAATACTGGTGGATTTTTCAAAAATACTCTAGCTATGGATATTCTTTGCTTTTGACCACCTGATAACTTAACTCCACGCTCTCCTACGTAAGTTGAGAATCCTTTTTCTAATTCCATAATAAAATCATATGCCCCCGCCATTTTAGCTGCTTTTATTACTTCTTCTTCATTAGCTTCTGGCTTTCCATATAATATATTCTCTTTAATAGTTCCTGAAAATAAGTAAACATCCTGCTGGACAATACCTATATTATTTCTTAGGGAATTTAAAGTTAAGTCTTTAATATTTTTTCCATCAATTGTGATCTTGCCTTCAGTCACATCATAAAATCTCGGTATTAAAGCACACAGTGTAGTCTTTCCACCACCAGATGGTCCAACAAGAGCAACATTTTGACCATGATTTATCTTCAAATTAAAATCATCTAATACATTATCTTGTGATTGTGTATATTTAAAGCTTACATGATCAAATTCTATATCACCCTTCACATTCTTTAAGTCCATTGCATCTTCTTTATCGTATATTTCAGGTTTTATTGACATTATTTCTGAGAATCTTTCAATACCAGTCATACCCTTTTGAAACTGTTCAGTAAACTCTATTATCCTCTTTACAGTTGCAAGTAAAGTAGTAACATACATAATATATGCTATCATACCACCTGGATCTAAATTCCCATTAATAATTTGAATTCCCCCAAATACTACAACAATAAAATACATTGCTCCATCTATAGCTCTATTTACAGTATTAAATCCTGCCATAGATTTATAAAATACTGATTTAATTGATAAGAATTTATTATTTTCTTTTTGGAATTTTTCTCTTTCTACATCTTCATTTGCAAAACTTTTTACTACTTTTACACCTAGTAGACTGTCTTCTATACTTGAATTCAGATTGCCCACATGAACTCTCTGTTCCTTCTGTGCATTTCTCATCTTATTTTTAAAGCTTCCAGATGCAAAAAACATTACTGGTATCATTGCAAATATAATTAATGTCATAGGCACATTTATATTTATTAGAATAACAAATGCCACACAGATTTTAATAAATCCGATAAAATACTCCTCTGGACAATGATGTGAGAATTCCGTAATATCAAACAAGTCATTAGTCATTCTAGACATTATTTGTCCTACCTTCGTATTATTATAGAAATTATCAGATAGTGTTTGTAAATGTGTATATACATCTGATCTCATATCCGTTTCTATTTTTGCACCCATTATATGACCTATTGAAGCCATATAATATACAGCCACTAACTCAATGCACTTAATTAACAAGAATATTATAGATAGTCTAGCTACAATATCCATAGTTAATAAAGATCTGTCACTAAGACCTAAATTGGTCATATATCTCAGTATTAATGGCAGAACCATTTCTGAAGCAGTGGTAAGACCTGCACATACAAGATCAATAAATAATATTTTTCTATACCTTTTAAAATAAGGCATAGCTATTTTTATTAATTTAATATTATGTTCCATATTTTCCCCTTTCTTATAAATCAAACTTCTTATGTATTAAGTATACACAATTTTAAAGACTTTTACAATATTAATTATCATTCTAAAATATTTAATATTATAAAGCCTACTAAAATAGATAACTTTTTTATTTAATTTCTATTAATTATAACTTTAATAATTTTACTGAATTATCATTAATTTGATCGTAAACTTTATCCTTATCAATTTTTTTTATTTGACTTATTTTTTCTATTACAGATTCTAAAATTCCCCTAATATCTGTAACTTCTATTTTTTCATTTTTTAACCACTCTATTGCATCAATGCCATCAGTTTCTATCAATAATTTATCAATTGGGCATTTTTCAACAAGTTTTACAATTTTTTCATTTGTAAATACTGCAGGTCCTATTGTAAAATATGAACCCAAATCAAGATATTCTTGTATATAATCTTCACAATCATACCAGTGCACAATATAGGTAAGTTCATACTTTTTTATTACATCTAAAATTTCTTTTTCCATATTTTTCGTATGTAGTATTACTTTTTTATTGTATTTATCAGCTAAGATCAGACATTTTTCAAATACATCTTTTTGCACTAATATATCAGCCTTTGACCAACAATTATCCATACCTATTTCACCTACAAAATCGGCATTCTTTACTAAACTTTCAAATGCTGATAAATTGGCAAATGATCCCTTAACTTGATCAGCATGAAATGGATGTACTCCTACACTAAAATATGCATCACTCATCCCGTGTTCTTCAGCTAATTTTTCTATAGCTTCAACACTATCTTCTATACGATATATTAATATATTACAGTTAAAATTTTCTTTATTACTATTTAATACTTCTCTATCATATATACATTCCGCAGTCTTGTAGTATTTAAATTCTTCTAAATTTTGTATGTTTATTATTGGTACAATACCTTGATCAATATAACTAACTATTTCGTTATCATTGCACTTACACTTACAAGTTAGCGCTTTTTTACTTATATGTGTATGAAAGTCGTATATTTTTTTCATTCTTTTACCTCCGAAACACTGGTAAAACGATTAATTTAGCTATTTACTAAGAAACTATTTTTTTTAAGTTCACCTTCTATGAACTCTAAAATTTCTTTGCTATCAGCTTCTACAGTATGGTAATGTTCCATATTTGTAAGGGAAGATAATGATCTATTATCGTTTTTATTTAATTTCTCTACAAAATTTTCGACTTCTCTTCTACTTGAAAGATTCAAATCCGCCTTGATACATCCATAAATATTATGTTCGACTATCACATCTAATATCTTAGCTCCAGCATCTACAATAATATTTAATTCTTCCTTAGTTCTCTTACCATCATGTTTTACCCAAAAAATCTCTTTATATTTTTTATTTTCATCTTTTTTTAATATATATCCTCTGTTCGTTGATATAATTTCATTATTTTGTGCCCTTAAAAGAGCTATATCTCCAACAATTATTTGTCTACTTACGCCTAATATTTCTCCTAAATAAGATGCAGACAATGCTTTATCTGTTTTATTTAAGATTTGAATAATTTTCATCCTTCTATCTTCTGAATACAAGTAAATCACCTCGCTATATTAATAAGAAATATTATACCATAAATAGACATGCCTAACACAATAATAAAGTTGAGTTAGGCATTCAAATCTTCCATATTAACACTATGAGATTTATTATTTATTTGCTAGTAAATCTCTAATTTCTGTTAGTAAAATTAAATGTTCATCCACAGCCTCTTCTATTTGTTCTTCTTCTTTTCTTCTAAACTTATTAGCAGCTGTATTAATAGCCTTTACAAAAATAAATATTGAGAAAGCAATAATAATAAAATTGATTATAGCCTGTAAGAAAGAACCATATTTAAGTACTGCCGATCCTACCTTCACAGACAATTGTGATATATTAACTCCACCTAGCAATATTCCTACTAATGGCATTATAATATCATCAACTAATGACTTCACTATTGCGCCAAAAGCTGCACCAAGAACAACACCTACTGCTAAATCAAGCACATTACCTTGCATAGCAAATTCCTTAAACTCTTTAAATAATCCTTTCATTTTTACCTCTTTTCTAAAACTATTATTATCATTTCAAAATAAATTACTACTTTAATGTATACCACTAAATATCATAATTAATCACTTGGCTTAGATAAAAACCAATTATTTTAGAAAACCTTTTGATATTTTTAATATATGCAAAATCCTTACCATAAATTCTTTTTTCAGTGGGTAAATCTTCTTCTTCTCCAGTGAAAATACCTAATATATGTATATCATTTAGCTTTCCGTTGAATACTTCTTCTTGAGTATTTCTTACTGCGTCTTCTCCCTCATAATCCAAAGCATCTAGTTTTATAAATGAATTTGATTTCAAGTCTATTACATTATTTGGTTTTCCATCACTCAATATTATGAGAATTTTTCTATCATATGAATTTTCTATAATACTCTTATTTAATATTTTTATAGCTAGGCCATCTCTATTACTTCCAGCCCCTTTAAAATCAAATATTTTGTTATTAAATGATTTAGGTTCTTTGTAATCCCTAAACTTTATAAAAACCAAATAGTTGAAAAAATTTGAATATGCTATAACTCTACATGCAATATCTAAATTGCTCATTGTTTGACTAATTATATAGGCTTGAGCAGAAATACTTTCTTCTCTTCCTAATTGTGAAGCAGACGAATCAAGTAGTATATCTACAGATATAGTTGCATTTTCATCCATCCTTTTATTATAAAATATATTATTATCGTTTAAATAATTACTTCTCCATACCTGGGAAGACATAAGTTTACCTTGTTTTATTTTCAAAATAGTATCCAATTCGTCATGATTTATCTTCTTTTTTAAAAAAGTTGTAAGCTCTGAAATTGTTCTTCTAAACTCTAATTCATTTTCATTGAAATAGTTTAAATTTTTTATTCTCTGTTCGTAAATCTGATTCTTGAAATATTTACTATTTACTCTATCATTAAATACTCCTTCAGTCATAAGAAAATTTATTCCTTTGTGTATACCAGTGCAAAACTTATTTTCTATAGATTTACTGACATAAGAGCTAATCATTGATATACCAAATCTATCCTCTACCATTTCTCTAATTTTTTCATCATTTGTATACTTTACATTATTTTGTGATTTCGAATCTTTATCGTCAAATAAAACATCTGATTCAGATAATTGGTTTGTAAATTCTGCTGATTCGATGTTCAAAGAAAATTCTTCTGTCATTTCTCTTTTTTTTGAGTCTAATGATTTCAACATATTAAAATCAATCCTTGGTTTAGAATCTTTTATACCCTTAGTATCATTTTCTTTTATTTTTTTGTCTTTTGTAATAAATTTTCCTTCTTCAATATTTTTATCTTCTTGTATGTTTACATAAAAGTATTTTAGAAAAACCGCATTTAAGTTTTTAATTATATATTTAGTATCAAATTTTATATTATTAAAATGTAAGTCTCTAACAACTTTTTCTACGGCTTCTCTTGAATGTGCATAGTGTCCTAGTAAACTGCTGTAATATGCGTATTCTATTTCATCTTCTACATCTTTAGGTCTATTATTTTTATAATAGTTTATTTTTGAATTAAAGTATTTCTCTCTAATAGATTTTATACCTGGTCTATCTTCCAACATTTTTTTATTAAGACAATCATCTAAATAAATTTCAACTATTTTAAGAAACTCGTTTTTAAGTTCAGTATTGGGTAAATGCTGATATAAGAAATCAAATAAAGCTTCTACATTAAGATATTTATATACACTTCCCAACAAAGTCATCTTATATATATATGGTTCATCTTGCCCTTTTAAATCAAATAGATTAGTAGCAGGCAACTTGGAATAGTCTTCAGAAACTGTCCAAACAATATTTTCTTTTCTGTATTTTTTTTCCTCCATATATAACCTCTACTTAAAAATCTGATTATATTCCACTTTATCTTCAAATAATGTATCGATTACATCTGATACAATTTCTTTTTCAAATGTATCAAATGTTTTATTTATTATTCCAAGTTCTAAGGCATCCTTGAGATTTAGCCCCATATTCATTAAATCAATACTAGAAAACATTCCTCTTAAATCGACAGCTTTGGAAGATATCTCTGCATTTAAAGACTTTTTTTGTAAATCCATAAATAACTGTATAAATAAATTCCTATATTCTTGTGTAAGACTATATTGATTAATTAAAATTTGTTCTAGATTTTCTCTACTTATGGTAGGCATATCTATTACCATAAATCTTGATACCAAAGCTTCGTTTAATTCTTTAGTACCTATATATCCATAATTCATAGTACCTATAAACCTCGTAGCTTCGTGCAAGTGTATCTTGTCATATCCAGGAACGTCTATTTCTCTTCTATGGTCAAGTGCCGAATAAACTACTGATAATGATTCATTTTTTGCCATATTTATTTCATCAAATATAGCAAATCCTCCACTTTCCGCAGCTCTAAAAATAGGTCCCTTACTAAATACTACTTCATTATTTCTAAATGTATCTCCACCTATTAAAGAGGCACTATCTGTATTTATATTCATTGAAATATTCCACAGTGGTCTTGAAAACATTTTAGATAAATTTTCTGCCAATACGTTTTTACCACTAGCTTTTGGCCCAGTCAATAATATATGTTTACCTGCTAATATCGCAGCTATTGATTTATTTAGTACATCCTTTCCATAATAATTATACTTTGGATTGGCTATTCTATTTTCTAACTCTTGGTCAAGTTTGTAATATTCCCTAAATTTATATATCTCTTCAATTAATTTACTATCTATTTCCTGACTTTCTAAAAATTCCCTCATCTATTCACCTCTTATTTTTTGCTTTTAAAATTGCTTATTGTATACAGAAAATCTGTTACATGCATAGTATACCCAATTTTTTTAGAATAATTCTAAATGATTGATTTTATCAAATAAAAATAGCATTTTTCTCAAAAATGCTATTTTAAATAATTTATGCTGTTTTCTTATATCTAACTGGAATCTCTATTTGTGCCAATAGTATTGCTATAACCATAAACAAACTTCCTAAATACTCTCTTCCTGTCATTGACTCTCCTAGAATCATTACACCAGCTATCATTGATATGACTGATTCCGAACTCATTATTAAAGAAGCAATCGACGGCTGTATGTTTCTCTGTGCAATCATCTGGAATGTAAATCCAATACCTGATGAAAATAATCCAGTAAATATCAAAGATGGTATTGCTGCTTGCAATGCATCCAATGTTATATTCTCCTTAAATAACATAACAATTAGAGCTAATATGCCAGATGTTATAAACTCTACTAAGGATAATTTTATTGGATCAGTCTTTGGAGCAAATATATCTACTACTACTATCTGTAAACCGAAGAAAATCGCAGATAAAAATACAAAAAAGTCTCCTTTTTCTATGGTAAATCCGTTTTTTATTGATAATAAATAAAGTCCTATACAAGCAACAACAACACAAACCCATGTCTTTACTGTAGTCTTTCTTCCATAAAATATTCCCATTAAAGGAACTAATACTATATACATAGTTGTAATAAAACCAGATTTTGCTGCAGTGGTCGTAACCATACCAACCTGCTGTGTACCCATGGCTAAAAATAAAACTGTTCCAATTATTACCCCACCTATTATCACTGTTCTATCCATTAATTTCGTAGGTTTAGCTCCAGCTTTTATAAATCTTCTATCCGTTATCCTACTCACTAAAAATAAAAATATAGTACATATTAAACATCTAAAGAAGTTAAAGGCAAATGGTCCAATGTGTTCCATTCCAGTTCTTTGAAATATAAATGCAACACCCCAAATTAATGCTGTTATAGATAATAAAGCAGCACTTTTTGTTTCTTTTTTCTTTTGTACATCCATAAAACATCCTCCTTTTATAAAAATAAACATGAAAAAGGGCATCGCATACGCAATAACCCTTATAATCATATTTAAAATATTCTTTTCATTGATTTTATATTACCATATATTTATTGATAATACAACACATTTAGTTTAAAATATTTTTTATTGTCTATTTGATTTTTTAACTATTTCACAACTATATTTACTAATTTTTTTGGTATAGCAATTACTTTTACAATATCTTTATAAGATATAGAATCAATTATTTTTTTATCAGCAAAAGCTATTTCTTTCATTTGCTCTTGATTTACGTCTGCTGGCATAACTATTTTATTCTTTAATTTTCCATTTACCTGAACTACTATTTCAATTTCATCTGATTTTGTAGCATCTTCATTATATTCAGGCCATTTTATATCAAATACACTTCCTTCTTTTCCTATCATTGACCATAATTCTTCGCCAAGATGAGGTGCAAAAGGTGCAAGTATTATAACTACAGTTTCTACAGCTTCTTTTATTACTGCTTTATTTATATTTTCATTCTCCTTGTATTTGTATAAGTCATTGATTAGCTCCATTAACGCTGCAATCGCTGTATTAAAACCAAACTTTTGACTTAAATCTTCTGTAACTTTCTTAAGAGTCAAATTAGTCTTTGACCTCATAGCTTTGTCTTCTTTAGTAAGATTTTCAAACTTAAGTTCTGTATTTTTTGAGATCTCAGCTAACTCATCAACTATTCTATATACTCTATTTATAAACTTAAAACAACCCTCTACTCCCTGTTCATTCCAATCCAAATCTCTTTCTGGTGGAGCAGCAAATAATATAAATAATCTAGCTGTATCTGCCCCATACTTATCTATTATTTCAAGTGGAGAAACTATATTTCCTTTTGATTTAGACATTTTTGCTCCATCCATTAATACCATTCCTTGTGTAAGAAGATTTCTAAATGGTTCTTTATGCTTAGTCATACCCATTTTGTTCATAGCTTTTGTTAGCCATCTAGAATATAGTAAATGAAGGATTGCATGTTCCACTCCGCCAATATATTGATCAACTGGTAGCCATCTATCTACTAAATTGCTATCGA includes these proteins:
- a CDS encoding SPFH domain-containing protein; this translates as MGLIKVAKDSIKSTLADQWKEYFYCDSLDEDTLVAVGKNKNSTGNSNIISQGSAISIADGQCALIVEQGRVFDICSEPGIFIFNSDSEPSVFVENLDDSLRKVISNVWERFKFGGKAGNDQRVYYFNLKEIYGNKFGTANPIPFRVVDNNIGLDVDISIRCNGIYSYKINNPVLFYQNVCGNVSLDFKRDQIDKQLKSELLNALQPAFAKISDMGIRYSSVPAHTEELSNALNQVLNSKWSELRGLEIVSISINSMTANKEDEDMIKNLQKTAVYRNTSMAAATLVDAQAEAMKSAAKNEAGAINGYLGLNMARASQNLDASELFKMSDQENNNQDTYKSQVNINSQANTIWKCPNCGTENTGNFCMQCGTKKPNPTWTCNCGSVNNGNFCENCGSKRP
- a CDS encoding ABC transporter ATP-binding protein — its product is MEHNIKLIKIAMPYFKRYRKILFIDLVCAGLTTASEMVLPLILRYMTNLGLSDRSLLTMDIVARLSIIFLLIKCIELVAVYYMASIGHIMGAKIETDMRSDVYTHLQTLSDNFYNNTKVGQIMSRMTNDLFDITEFSHHCPEEYFIGFIKICVAFVILININVPMTLIIFAMIPVMFFASGSFKNKMRNAQKEQRVHVGNLNSSIEDSLLGVKVVKSFANEDVEREKFQKENNKFLSIKSVFYKSMAGFNTVNRAIDGAMYFIVVVFGGIQIINGNLDPGGMIAYIMYVTTLLATVKRIIEFTEQFQKGMTGIERFSEIMSIKPEIYDKEDAMDLKNVKGDIEFDHVSFKYTQSQDNVLDDFNLKINHGQNVALVGPSGGGKTTLCALIPRFYDVTEGKITIDGKNIKDLTLNSLRNNIGIVQQDVYLFSGTIKENILYGKPEANEEEVIKAAKMAGAYDFIMELEKGFSTYVGERGVKLSGGQKQRISIARVFLKNPPVLILDEATSALDNNSEAIVQESLEELSKGRTTITIAHRLTTIQNADQIIVLNSDGIIEKGNHEELMDRRAYYYNLYTKSGNNTLSEE
- a CDS encoding TatD family hydrolase; translation: MKKIYDFHTHISKKALTCKCKCNDNEIVSYIDQGIVPIINIQNLEEFKYYKTAECIYDREVLNSNKENFNCNILIYRIEDSVEAIEKLAEEHGMSDAYFSVGVHPFHADQVKGSFANLSAFESLVKNADFVGEIGMDNCWSKADILVQKDVFEKCLILADKYNKKVILHTKNMEKEILDVIKKYELTYIVHWYDCEDYIQEYLDLGSYFTIGPAVFTNEKIVKLVEKCPIDKLLIETDGIDAIEWLKNEKIEVTDIRGILESVIEKISQIKKIDKDKVYDQINDNSVKLLKL
- a CDS encoding transcription repressor NadR, producing MYSEDRRMKIIQILNKTDKALSASYLGEILGVSRQIIVGDIALLRAQNNEIISTNRGYILKKDENKKYKEIFWVKHDGKRTKEELNIIVDAGAKILDVIVEHNIYGCIKADLNLSSRREVENFVEKLNKNDNRSLSSLTNMEHYHTVEADSKEILEFIEGELKKNSFLVNS
- the mscL gene encoding large conductance mechanosensitive channel protein MscL, with amino-acid sequence MKGLFKEFKEFAMQGNVLDLAVGVVLGAAFGAIVKSLVDDIIMPLVGILLGGVNISQLSVKVGSAVLKYGSFLQAIINFIIIAFSIFIFVKAINTAANKFRRKEEEQIEEAVDEHLILLTEIRDLLANK
- a CDS encoding AAA family ATPase — encoded protein: MREFLESQEIDSKLIEEIYKFREYYKLDQELENRIANPKYNYYGKDVLNKSIAAILAGKHILLTGPKASGKNVLAENLSKMFSRPLWNISMNINTDSASLIGGDTFRNNEVVFSKGPIFRAAESGGFAIFDEINMAKNESLSVVYSALDHRREIDVPGYDKIHLHEATRFIGTMNYGYIGTKELNEALVSRFMVIDMPTISRENLEQILINQYSLTQEYRNLFIQLFMDLQKKSLNAEISSKAVDLRGMFSSIDLMNMGLNLKDALELGIINKTFDTFEKEIVSDVIDTLFEDKVEYNQIFK
- a CDS encoding DMT family transporter — encoded protein: MDVQKKKETKSAALLSITALIWGVAFIFQRTGMEHIGPFAFNFFRCLICTIFLFLVSRITDRRFIKAGAKPTKLMDRTVIIGGVIIGTVLFLAMGTQQVGMVTTTAAKSGFITTMYIVLVPLMGIFYGRKTTVKTWVCVVVACIGLYLLSIKNGFTIEKGDFFVFLSAIFFGLQIVVVDIFAPKTDPIKLSLVEFITSGILALIVMLFKENITLDALQAAIPSLIFTGLFSSGIGFTFQMIAQRNIQPSIASLIMSSESVISMIAGVMILGESMTGREYLGSLFMVIAILLAQIEIPVRYKKTA